The sequence CAAACCCCTTACTTTGTTCGCTATAGACCCATATGCAGGAAGATATATTAATAAAAATCAGTTATAAGATCAAGGAGTGCCGGAAGGACAAGAAGATCACTGTGCAGGAGTTGGCAAACCAGTCAAACGTGAGCAAGGGCCTGATTTCCCAGATAGAAAATAACCGGACAGTTCCTTCCTTGCCCGTGCTGATGAGTATTATCCACGCCCTCAATTTGGACCTGAAAGACTTTTTCAAAGACATTTCGCAGGATGGCCAGGAGCAAAAGGTTTTTGTGATCAAAGCCAAAGCCTACCAGCCTTTCCAGAAAGAAAGTACACGTGGGTTTGCCTATAAACGTATCCTGACGCACACCATGAATAGTGGCCCGGTGGATATTATCCTGCTTACCCTGAAAAAAGGCGCAACCAGGAATAAGGTCGTCCACACCGATGCCTATGAATACAAATATGTCATCAAGGGAAAAGTGTCCTACCAGATTGATGGCCAGGATTATATATTAGAGGAAGGCGATTCCTTATTTTTTGACGGAAGGCTGGGTCATAAACCAGCCAATATCGGAAAGTCCGACGCCCAGCTGCTGGTGCTGTATTATTTTACCACCAAACGGGACTAGCACCATCCATAGAAACACACAAAATGATTAGTCTGGCTTAACTTTTTGCCCCAAATCCCCAATAGCCACCTATAAGTCGCTAAAACTCCAGGAAATAAAAGTTTAATAATACTAAACAAATAATACTCCGATATCCGTACTTTTATACTGGTTTACGGAGTCGGATTCTTATTTATTTCATAACACCTGTTTTGTCAACCGGTCATTACTAGTTGTGACATTTGACAGTATATCCGGTTTTTCAATAGCAAAACAGCATTAAAAAACACCATGAATATTTCAACCCAATCATTTGAAGCGAACGGCAGGAAATTCCAGCCGGCAGCCAAACCTATTGTAGTGATTTGCATTGACGGATCAGCTGACGAGTACCTTGATACAACGCTATTATTCGACAGGATGCCCAACCTGAAGAAAATGGCCCGGCAGGGTTATCGCGGAATGGTGCGGGGTGCATTACCCTCCTTTACCAATGTAAATAATTCATCGATCGTAACCGGGGTAACGCCTGCTGTGCATGGTATCAGCGGTAACTTTTTTTACAATGAAGCCATCGACCAGGAAGTAATGATGAACTCGGCCGAGTACCTGCGTGCTGAAACCATCCTCGCCGCCGCGTCCAATGCCGGAAGGAAACTGGCCGTGGTAACCGCCAAGGAAAAACTCAGGGATATCCTTTCCTTTAAAATGAAAGGTATTGCGATCTCAGCCGAAAAAGCCAACCAGGCAAAAATGGATACCCATGGTATCGATAACGTTGAACAGATCGTAGGTTACCCCACACCTGTTATATATAGTGCAGACGCCAGCCTCTTTGTATTGCGCGCCGGCGTAGCATTCATCCGGCAAGGCCTGGCTGATTTCCTGTACCTCTCGCTCACTGATTATATGCAGCACACCTTTTCCCCGGAAGCCGAGGAATCACTGGCTTTTTATGAAGCGATGGATGTGGAATTCGGTAAACTCTGCGACCTCGGTGCCATCGTTGGTGCCACTGCCGACCATGGCATGAACGCAAAAGTGAAGGCCGATGGTTCACCCAATGTGTTGTACGTAGAAGACATGCTGGAAGCTCAATTTGGCGATAAAGGTTTCCGCGTGATCTGCCCCATTACCGATCCATACGTAAAACACCATGGCGCTTTGGGTTCTTATGTAGTGGTGCATGTGAATGATAAGTCCATCATCAACGACATAAAAAATTGGTTGTCCATTCAACCCGGCATCACTGAAGTGTACGACCGCGCTACTGCCGTGCATGTGCTGGAACAACCTGCAGACCGTATTGGCGACCTGGTGGTTTTATCAGGCCGCGATGTTGTGGTAGGCCGCAGGCCGCAGTACCACGACCTTTCCGCATTGGATGGCACCCTGCGTTCACATGGCGGACGCTATGAAGAGATGGTGCCCATGATCATTTCCCATCCTTTAAATGCAGCCTATAAAATGAAGGCGGCAGCAGATCCCCGCAACTTCGACATTTTTGATTTTACCGTGAACGGAACCAATCACTAATCCAATTCAAAGTTTGCCAACATATGAATACAATTCACGAACCAACAGTTAGCATT comes from Flavihumibacter fluvii and encodes:
- a CDS encoding helix-turn-helix domain-containing protein is translated as MQEDILIKISYKIKECRKDKKITVQELANQSNVSKGLISQIENNRTVPSLPVLMSIIHALNLDLKDFFKDISQDGQEQKVFVIKAKAYQPFQKESTRGFAYKRILTHTMNSGPVDIILLTLKKGATRNKVVHTDAYEYKYVIKGKVSYQIDGQDYILEEGDSLFFDGRLGHKPANIGKSDAQLLVLYYFTTKRD
- the phnA gene encoding phosphonoacetate hydrolase, whose translation is MNISTQSFEANGRKFQPAAKPIVVICIDGSADEYLDTTLLFDRMPNLKKMARQGYRGMVRGALPSFTNVNNSSIVTGVTPAVHGISGNFFYNEAIDQEVMMNSAEYLRAETILAAASNAGRKLAVVTAKEKLRDILSFKMKGIAISAEKANQAKMDTHGIDNVEQIVGYPTPVIYSADASLFVLRAGVAFIRQGLADFLYLSLTDYMQHTFSPEAEESLAFYEAMDVEFGKLCDLGAIVGATADHGMNAKVKADGSPNVLYVEDMLEAQFGDKGFRVICPITDPYVKHHGALGSYVVVHVNDKSIINDIKNWLSIQPGITEVYDRATAVHVLEQPADRIGDLVVLSGRDVVVGRRPQYHDLSALDGTLRSHGGRYEEMVPMIISHPLNAAYKMKAAADPRNFDIFDFTVNGTNH